From a single Brettanomyces bruxellensis chromosome 7, complete sequence genomic region:
- a CDS encoding uncharacterized protein (MEROPS:MER0026469), producing MLSLIRSSSRVTLLRSIRSFSTSCFRLSGEAVKRKPAQNPVFSKSLKSNPHQLVETIHKTAEMFGAAHRWGPKPEDTGVTRLALSDFDKGVKEWFIKEVKSLGCTVKIDEVGNIFATYPGKNNSAPATGIGSHLDTQPTGGRYDGIFGVLSGLQVLRTMKQNNYVPNYPITLVDWCNEEGARFPMSIMASSVWAGINTKEEVYALKDVFDDKTTVLDELKRIGFQGPERCSHDSNPLKCHFEMHIEQGPVLENTNKKIGVLIGAQAYRWLYVTMKGMAQHTGSTPMEYRRDALFATSKVMVGINSIARKYGGVASVGKMSETPNVVNVIPGTVKFVIDIRNHTDEGLEKMYKEIMQLIENSVKNEEGNGVSVEATVENPFPIPATYFNKDLISIIESSADDIVGPQYVHKMMSGAGHDSCATNTVIPTAMIFVPSKDGVSHNPREYTSPEELEAGFQVLLETVLRYDQVRGD from the coding sequence ATGCTTTCACTAATAAGATCATCGTCCAGAGTCACACTCCTTCGGTCAATTCGGTCTTTTTCTACCTCCTGCTTTAGGCTATCAGGTGAGGCGGTGAAAAGGAAGCCGGCCCAAAACCCGGTTTTCAGCAAAAGTCTAAAATCCAATCCTCACCAACTGGTGGAAACAATTCATAAAACTGCAGAGATGTTTGGTGCTGCGCACAGGTGGGGACCAAAGCCTGAGGATACTGGTGTCACAAGATTGGCCTTGTCCGATTTTGATAAAGGTGTGAAAGAGTGGTTTATCAAAGAAGTGAAATCTTTGGGTTGCACTGTCAAGATCGATGAAGTTGGAAATATCTTTGCTACCTATCCTGGTAAAAATAACAGTGCACCAGCAACAGGAATCGGTTCTCATCTCGATACTCAACCAACTGGTGGCAGATATGATGGAATCTTTGGTGTTCTTTCCGGGTTGCAAGTCTTGCGAACTATGAAACAAAACAACTACGTTCCAAACTATCCGATCACcttggtggattggtgcAATGAGGAAGGTGCAAGGTTCCCGATGTCTATCATGGCCTCGTCTGTCTGGGCTGGTATCAACACCAAAGAGGAAGTTTACGCCTTGAAAGATGTGTTTGATGATAAAACTACCGTTCTTGATGAGTTGAAGCGGATCGGTTTCCAGGGTCCAGAGCGTTGCAGTCACGATTCGAATCCTCTAAAGTGCCATTTTGAAATGCACATTGAGCAGGGACCTGTTCTCGAGAACACGAACAAGAAGATCGGTGTTCTAATCGGTGCCCAGGCCTACAGATGGCTATATGTGACCATGAAAGGTATGGCCCAGCATACTGGTAGTACTCCAATGGAGTACAGAAGAGATGCCTTGTTTGCTACTTCTAAGGTGATGGTGGGAATCAACAGCATTGCCCGGAAATATGGTGGAGTGGCATCTGTTGGAAAGATGAGCGAGACTCCAAACGTTGTCAATGTCATTCCTGGTACAGTCAAGTTTGTCATCGACATCAGAAATCACACGGATGAGGGTCTTGAGAAGATGTATAAGGAGATTATGCAGTTGATCGAAAACTCGGTGAAGAATGAAGAGGGTAACGGTGTTTCAGTTGAGGCAACAGTCGAGAATCCATTCCCTATTCCGGCAACATACTTCAATAAAGACTTAATCAGCATCATTGAAAGCTCTGCTGATGATATTGTCGGTCCTCAGTATGTGCACAAGATGATGAGTGGTGCTGGCCATGATTCATGTGCTACGAACACTGTTATTCCAACTGCAATGATATTTGTTCCATCCAAGGATGGTGTTTCTCACAATCCTCGGGAATACACATCCCCAGAGGAGCTTGAGGCTGGTTTCCAGGTTCTTTTAGAGACTGTGCTTAGATATGACCAGGTTAGGGGTGATTAG